The DNA region ATCAGTCGCGAAGACGCGCGCTAAACCTACTCGCTGTTTCTGTCCACCAGAAAGGTCCCCAATTTTTTTATTGCGTTGTTCTTCCATACCGACCGATTTTAAGGCTCTTTCGATATGTAATTTGTCGTTGTCATCTAGTTTTTTAAACCAACGATCTTGTTGGAAACGACCAGAAGCCACAAATTCATAGACTGTACTTGGAAAACCAGCATTAAAGCTGTTCAAAGTTTGCGGCACATAGCCGATTTGTAATTTTTGACCCGAGTCATTGGTTTTAGAAATTGTAGCGGACCCTTGATCAGGTGATAAAAGGCCAAGTATATTGCGTAATAAAGTTGATTTGGCGGCGCCATTTTCCCCGGTGAGGATGACAAATTCACCCTGGTCTACGGTAAAGGAAATGTCGTTTAATACGGGTTCGTTATCCCATGAAAAGCCTAAATTTTTCACCTCAATGTAGTGCATGGTATCCCTCCTTTTCTTAATGGTTAAACTATTTATTGAACGCCTTCGGCTAAACTTTCAAGATTGGCTTTTATAATAGCGATAAAGCCGTCGCCGTCAGCTGGATATTGACTAGTGTCAACACTCTCCATTGACTGCAATTCACCTACTGTACCGCCCACTTCTGACGCGATAGTGGTCGCAATTTCAGTAGCACCACCAGCTTGACCGTAGATGACAGAAATATTGTTTTCTTCCATATAAGAAACGATTTCTGCAATACGTTTAGGCGATGGCTCAGCTGACTCCGTCACACCTGTAACTGCTGCTTGGTGTAGACCGTAGCGGTTTGCTAGGTAACCAAAGGCTGCGTGTTGGGTAAGGAAAGTTTTAGTTTCTGCTGATTCAAATAGGCTGGCGTACTCATCGTGAACGGCCATCATATCGCTGGCAAATTGTCCCGCGTTTTCTTGGTAAGTTTCAGCGTTATCAGGATCTGCTTCCGTTAATGCA from Aerococcus urinaeequi includes:
- a CDS encoding metal ABC transporter ATP-binding protein, with translation MHYIEVKNLGFSWDNEPVLNDISFTVDQGEFVILTGENGAAKSTLLRNILGLLSPDQGSATISKTNDSGQKLQIGYVPQTLNSFNAGFPSTVYEFVASGRFQQDRWFKKLDDNDKLHIERALKSVGMEEQRNKKIGDLSGGQKQRVGLARVFATDPDLFILDEPTTGMDKNSRAAFYDLLRHNTEKHGKAILMVTHDDNIIDEYYDKRVHLVREENSPWRCFSTSSWGGHS